A genomic segment from Bradyrhizobium sp. ISRA430 encodes:
- a CDS encoding thiol-disulfide oxidoreductase DCC family protein codes for MPKWPDDDVILFDGVCVFCSRWVRFVAQRDTAKRFRFTPIQSDYGTRLAKTFGIDPEDPDTNAVVHDGEAFLKSDAALTVLSHLPGWGWVRALFAVPKPLRDPVYSLIARNRYRIFGKYDACFVPDADLRARVIE; via the coding sequence ATGCCCAAATGGCCCGACGACGACGTGATCCTGTTCGACGGCGTCTGCGTCTTCTGCTCGCGCTGGGTGCGCTTCGTCGCGCAGCGCGATACGGCGAAGCGTTTCCGCTTCACGCCTATCCAGTCGGACTACGGAACCAGGCTCGCGAAGACGTTCGGGATTGATCCCGAGGATCCCGACACCAATGCGGTCGTCCACGACGGCGAGGCGTTCTTAAAGTCGGACGCCGCGCTGACCGTGCTGTCGCATTTGCCGGGATGGGGCTGGGTGCGCGCACTATTCGCCGTGCCGAAGCCGCTGCGGGACCCCGTGTACAGCCTCATCGCGCGCAACCGCTATCGCATCTTCGGCAAGTACGATGCCTGCTTCGTGCCGGACGCGGACTTGCGGGCGCGGGTGATCGAGTAG
- a CDS encoding NAD(P)/FAD-dependent oxidoreductase, with amino-acid sequence MSSLPSSVDVAIIGAGAAGLGAAQALKDSGLSLIVLEARGRIGGRAWTVQASPEVTFDVGCGWLHSADKNSFVPIARQLDFEINTDLPPWGDRAFGDAFPEAERKDFVRAIDEFYERICEVAEKGEDAPAAGYLEPGNRWNPMIDAVSTYVNGCELDQVSILDMEAYEDTYFNWRVRAGYGTLIAAYGAPCPVALNCNVMLIDHSGERIRLETSLGTLDAGRVIVTVPTNLIAEEAIRFSPALPAKVDAARGLPLGIDDKVTLALEDAEAFPIEGNLRGATMRTAMGTYHIRPFGQPCIDGFFGGRFARDLEDAGVGAFATQSIDEIAGFLGNDIRRKLRPLCESRWALDPFARGSYSHALPGHAGDRAVLAAPVDDRLFFAGEATSPNFFSTAHGARDSGERAAREVLAAIVKAY; translated from the coding sequence ATGAGTTCCCTCCCCTCCTCAGTCGACGTCGCGATCATTGGCGCCGGCGCCGCCGGGCTCGGCGCAGCGCAGGCGCTGAAGGATTCCGGCCTGTCGCTGATCGTGCTCGAAGCGCGCGGCCGCATCGGCGGACGCGCATGGACCGTGCAGGCATCGCCGGAGGTGACGTTTGACGTCGGCTGTGGCTGGCTGCATTCGGCGGACAAGAATTCCTTCGTCCCAATCGCCCGGCAACTCGATTTCGAGATCAACACGGACCTGCCGCCCTGGGGCGATCGCGCCTTCGGCGATGCGTTTCCGGAGGCTGAGCGCAAGGACTTTGTGCGCGCGATTGACGAGTTCTACGAACGAATCTGCGAGGTTGCTGAGAAGGGCGAGGATGCGCCTGCCGCCGGTTATCTCGAGCCAGGCAATCGCTGGAATCCGATGATCGATGCGGTCTCGACCTATGTGAACGGGTGCGAGCTCGATCAGGTCTCGATCCTCGACATGGAAGCCTACGAGGACACCTATTTCAATTGGCGCGTGCGCGCCGGATATGGGACGCTGATCGCGGCCTATGGCGCGCCCTGCCCGGTCGCGCTGAACTGCAACGTCATGCTGATCGACCATTCCGGCGAGCGCATCCGCCTCGAAACCTCGCTCGGCACGCTTGATGCCGGGAGAGTCATCGTCACCGTACCGACCAATCTGATTGCCGAGGAGGCGATCCGCTTTTCTCCGGCGCTGCCAGCCAAGGTCGACGCCGCACGCGGCTTGCCGCTCGGCATCGACGACAAGGTGACGCTGGCGCTGGAGGATGCAGAAGCCTTCCCAATCGAGGGAAACTTGCGCGGCGCGACCATGCGCACCGCAATGGGCACCTACCACATACGCCCGTTCGGCCAGCCCTGCATCGACGGCTTTTTCGGCGGCCGGTTTGCGCGCGATCTGGAAGATGCCGGTGTCGGCGCGTTCGCCACGCAAAGCATCGACGAGATCGCGGGCTTTCTCGGCAACGACATCAGGCGCAAGCTGAGACCGCTCTGCGAGTCTCGCTGGGCGCTCGATCCCTTCGCCCGCGGCTCCTATTCGCACGCGCTGCCGGGTCATGCGGGAGATCGCGCCGTCCTGGCGGCGCCGGTCGATGACCGGCTGTTCTTCGCGGGAGAGGCGACATCGCCGAATTTCTTCTCGACAGCGCATGGCGCACGAGACAGCGGGGAGCGCGCGGCGAGGGAAGTGCTGGCGGCGATAGTGAAGGCGTATTAG